A segment of the Sphingomonas cannabina genome:
CAGCCTCGTTGATGATGCAGGGGCTCACCGCCAGCCATTTCGCGACGGACTTCTATCCGGTCCAGCCGGGCGATGTCGCGCTGGTGCATGCGGCCGCAGGCGGGCTGGGACAACTGCTCACCCAGATCATCAAGCTACGCGGCGGCACGGTCATCGGGCGGGTTTCCAGCGCGGCCAAGGTCGCGGCCGCCAAGGCCGCCGGCGCGGACCATGTGATCGTCGACACCGAGGGCGATTTCGCCTCCGAGGTGTTCCGTCTGACCGGTGACGAGGGCGTGCACGTCGTCTATGACGGCTCCGGCCCCGCGACCTTTGAAGGATCGCTGGCCGCGCTACGCCGCTCCGGAACCTTCTGCTGGTATGGCCCGGTGCTGGGTGGCCCCGGGCGGATCGACATCATGAGCCTGCCTCGCAGCATCAAGCTCGGCTATGCGGTATTTTCCGACCATATCCACACCCCCGAATTGCTGCGCGCCCGCACGGCGCGCCTGTTCGATTGGGTGCGCCAAGGCAAGCTCCACGTCGCGGCTGCCCGGGACTACGCGCTGGCCGATGCTGCCGAGGCGCACGCGGCGATGGAGAGTCGGGCCACCACGGGCAAGCTCCTGCTGATTCCGTAAGGGCCGTATGTGATTTGAATTGTCGGAAAGCGACCATCGGGCAAGTTTTTGGGAGCACGGCAGCTATCGCGAACCGTCTCCCTTAAGCGGACAGTCCACTGGGCCGGCCTTTTAGTGGCGGACGGGCCCCCAGTGCCTCGGCCGCCGTATTTCCGTGAGGCGCGTATGAGTGTGTGTGAGCGCGTACTCCCTCGCTTTCACGGGGGACAACCGGCTAAACCTTCTTCGCCATCGGAAAACTCGTGATCCTCAGCTTCGGCGCCGCATAGGGCATCAGCACCAGCTTTTCCGGCTTGCCCTTCGCCACCGCCGTCGCGGGCGGCGGGGCGGCGGCGTTGTCCTGCTCGTCCCAGTCGGCCGCCGTCAGGCGATAGCCGTGCGTCACCAGCACCACCGGCGGACTGCGGCGCGAGAAGGGCACCGGGCCGATCGCACGCTCGACCCGCTCGATCGGCGCATCATCGGCCAGCGCATAGCGCCACTCGCCCGCGGGCAGCACCGCCCAGTCGGCGGTCAGCCCGCGGTCTCGCAGCTTATGCCAATTTTCGGTGATCGGCAGCGAGAACACCAAAGGTCCCTGCTCGACGAAACTGCCATGGGGGGAGGCGACGCGCCGCGCCTCGGCGGTGAAGCGCAGTTCGACTTTGTCGCCGGCCGTCCATTCGCGATCGATCCTGGCGAATTTTCCCGCGGCGGCGCCCGCGACCGCCTCGCCATTGACGCGTATGCTCGCCGTCTTCGCCCAGCCGGGAACGCGCAGCGCCATCGGGAAACGCGTCGGGCGGACCGGATCGACATGGATCGTCACCTGATCCCGGAACGGATAGTCGGTCTCCTCGCGCAGCTTCACCGGCACGCCGCCAACGCTGGCCGCGACCTCGCACGGGCCGTAGATCGTCTTGGCCAGCCCACCCTCGGCCGATGCCATCCACAGGCTCGCGACCAGCTTGGGCCAGCCCTGATGGAAATTGGCGGTACAACAGCCGAAATTAGGCTCCAGCCCGAACAGGTTCGCCTCGGGTCCGTTGGTCGTCCACGGGCCTTCTTCCCTGGCGCAGCGGATCTGGTTGGGCTGCTGATCGTATTGATGCGCCCACATGTCGTCGGTGAAGGTCGCTTGCAGCGCGTTATACGCAATGCGCTCGACCCGATCGCCCAGCGCGGCATCGCCGGTGATGGCGAGGCCGAGCTCGAGCGAATACATCGCCTCGACGATCGCGCACAGCTCGACGCCCTGACTGGGGCTGCGTCCGGCAAGATGCTCGTCTGCCGAATAGATGCCGATCGGCAGGCCGTGATAGCGGTCGAGGATCGCCAGCTGGTTGTGGATCGCTTTGCGATCCTCGTCGCTGCCCGACACCACCGACCACACCGGAGACGCTTTCAGCGCCTGCGCGTTGTTGACGCCGTGCAGCGTCTGCGCATGGTCCGCCAGCCCGTTGGCGGTGCTCTCCGCGCCGGTCTTGTCGAGGCCGATCTTCGCCTTGATCGTCTTCGTGCGATAGGGATAGTTCGGTCCGAACAGCCCCTGCCAGTCATAGCCCTGCTGCTTGAGCAGCTTGGCCAGTTCGAGCAGCTTGGTATCGCCGGTGCGGTTGTAGAGCCAGACCACCGACACGACCTCGTCCTGCCAGCGCGACCGGCCCCAATCGCGCAGCGGGCGCCTGGGCATCTCCGCCAGCTGGTGATGGAAGTAGTTGGTCATCACCGGAATGACGCGCGGATCCTGGGTCAACTCATGATATTGCGTGAGCACTTTCAGCATCACCATGCGCGGCCACCAGTCATCGTTGCTGCGCGGGCCGATCATCCCGTTGGGGGCAGGGTTGTCGAGTGTCCAGTCGATGAACTTCATGGCCTTGGCCTTGAGCGGCGCGGAATCGAGCATCCATGCCAGCGGTACCAGCCCGTCGAGGAAATAGGGGCCGCGCTCCCAGCTTTCGCCTTTGCCGCCCAGCCAGCCGCTGTCGGGGCCCAGATCGGGCCAGGTCTCGTCGATCCGCCCACCCATGCCATCGGCCTGGATCTGCAACTGCTTCCGCAGCCATCCGCCCGGTCGGATCGCGCCCGTTGGCAGCAGATAGAAGGGCTGGGGTGCGAGCGGCGCGCGGTTCGGCGGCGACGACCCCGCGGTCGTGGGGGCGGAACGCTGCGCCACGATCGGCGCGCTGGTTGCAGTGACCGCAACGGCAGCTGTGCAGCCCAGGAACTGACGGCGATCGGTGTGATGGCTGCACAAAGCGTCGCTCTCCCAGGATTATCTGACTAATATGACACAAGCACGAATGGCTTTTTGCTCGCCGGCGTTCAAGTACTGCCGACGCTCGGTACCCGCCCCGACCCGGTTCCGCCACGCTTCGTCAGCGTGACAAATGTCATGGGTAGTGGGTGCCGGCCGGTCTATTAATCGTCGGAACTCGCGCTCGATATCCATGCGCGACCGTGCGCCAGATCCATGGTGAGGATCCAATTTCTGAGGATCGGCACTCCGATATTGCCGTCGATTATAAGGGGCATGGAACGCGCGTCAGCCGCCGCCAGTGGCACCCCGCCAGCCAGTTCGCCTTGAAACCGCTGAGGCGACGGGTCGTCAACCTTCATCGAGAAGAGTTCGGCATTGTGCCTGCCGATAACGATCGATCCGTCGCTGCCGGTATCCAGTTCCATCCAGAGCTTGCCCTTGGGTGTCGTCACAGCGACAAACGGGGTTATCGCGTGCCCGGATACCTCTCGGCCGAGGCGGAACTCGACCTCCCTGGCCCCGGCGATGCGTCGCTTCATGCTTGCGGGTGTCTCGAGGACAATCTGACGATGGGCGAGGTCAATGGTCACGACCTTTCCGGCGAAGCTGTCGAGGGCGATCGAGCCGGCGACCGGCGGAGCATCCTTGGGCAGCAGCTTGGAGAAGTCGAGAACCCCAGCTGTCGGAGCGACAAGAGTAGCACCACCGCTGCGCAGCGTCACATTCTCGCAGCGCTTCAGGTCGATCCGGTCTCCACGCATGCGAAAACCGCTGAGTTGTCCCCAGGGAGCGCAGCCTATTTCTGCCGCGGTCTCCGGCGTGATCGCGGTGATCCCGCCAGCAGTATCGAACAAGAACGTCTGCCGCTTGCCTGCAACTTCGGCCTCAAACGACCAGATTACACCCATATATGGTGAAAGTGGGATCGTCGTTGGTCTTGGCTGTGCGTCGATCGGAACAGCGGCCATCACCAATATTCCGATGCAGATCACGCGTAATCTCGACGCCGGTCCAATACGGGGCGCGATCATCACCACTCCTGTCCATCGCCAAGCCCGTCATGCTATCGTTGCCGGACCGGGCCGGCAATGCGCATCGCTTCCCCGATTGCGCGGGATGATCTGCACAACGCTTCGGAGGTCGCATGAACAAGCACCGCATTTACTCGATCAGCGTTGCAAGCGTGTACCCCCATTATATCGCCAAGGCGGAAAGGAAAGGACGCGTGAAGGCCGAGGTCGACGAGATCATCCGTTGGCTGACCGGGTACAGCCAGGAGCTGCTCGACGAGCATCTGGCCAAGGGGACGCCCTTCGAAGATTTCTTCGCACAGGCCCCGCAGATGAATCCGTCGCGCTCGCTGATTACCGGTGTGGTCTGCGGTGTCCGCGTCGAGGAAATCGAGGAGCCGCTCATGCGGGAGCTCCGATACCTCGACAAGCTGGTCGACGAACTTGCGAGGGGCAAGCCAATGGAGAAGATCCTGCGCAAGTAGCCGCGGTTCGTCATCGACGTGCTATCGGCGCGAGGTCCGCGACCACCATAGACTGCTCAACGATGACACACCCGAATCGCGCGAGGAGGTCAGTCCTCGTCTCCGCGCTCTCATCGACTCATCCTGGCCGCTCAACGAAAATGATGAGCTTACGACAGGTCAGCCGCTTGGCGACCCAGGGGTATTGGCGCTGGAGCGAGTGAAGGGATTCGGTCACGGTCACGGTCAGAAGTGGCCGGGAATCCGAGTCTGAGAGCGCTGAGCGCACCATCTTGGCTGCATGAACCAGAGGCTTCTCGTGCTGGAGCGCGGTTGCGTCCAAAGGCTTCGGATAGGTGACCACTGCGGCCGCGTTACGGTCAAATTAAGATCTATTTCCCCGCCATGTCTGCTCCCCCGGCTGTCAATGGTGCGCATGGGACTTCAACGTCCAGTCGAGCGGCGAACCCGCGGCGCTGATGCGTGCCATAGATGGCGGGTGGACGAACAACTCGGCCGGCAACCCGGTCGGCGGCGGCGACAAGGTGAAGGCCAACAATACGTTCGATTTGCACGTTCAATATGAGTTCCAAGGCGACAACTTCGCCCGGGGCTGGCAGGTCTATGTCGACGCCCAGAACATCTTCGACAAGAATCCGCCGTTCTACAACGGCAACACCGCGGGCATCCTGGGCGGCGCGTGGGCTATAACGGCTTCGTGTCGAACCCGATCGGCCGGCTTGTTTCCGTGGGCCTGCGCATCCGGATGTAATCCCCTCCCCGGAAGCGCCGCTCGGGCCGTGGGCTCCGGAGCATGGCTCCTCCGGAGTCCCACGGCCTGAGCGGCGCATTCCCTCAAGGTCTGGGTGACGTTCGCAGGCTTCATTGCCTGGTTCACCCGCCCTACCTCCTTGCGGAACAGCGTATCGGCCATGCTGTGCCTGTGGCTCGAGATCGCTATCGACGCCCTGTCGCACATCGTCACGGGGCGACCGCGCTCGACTACCTCGGGCCTCACTCAGGGAGGCTTCAATCCGGACGAGCGGCGGGCGGGTCAGGCCTGCGTTACCTCCCGGTCCGCTTCCTCGGTGTGCAGGTTGATCAGCGAATCCATCAGCCCGTCCTCAGCGCTCGAGCACACGCCGAGGATCACCGCCTCGTCGCAGCCGTCGCCGGTCACATAGGCATGGCCCATGTTCGAATCGATGTAGATCGATTCGCCCTCCTCCAGCGGCACCGGATCGTAGAACTCGGTATGGACGACGATGCGGCCGCTGACGACGAAGATGAACTCCTCGCCGCTGTGGTGGACGAGGTCGCCGAACTCCTCGGCCGACTTGGCGCGCACGCGGGTCAGCACCGGGATCATGCGCTTCCGGCGCAGCTCGGTGCAGAGATAGTAGTAATCGTAGTTGCGCGTGTTGACGCGCACCGCGCGATCGAGATCGCCGATGCTGCGGCGCGCGGTCACCGCCACCTCCGGCGTCGCCGCATTCTCGGCGAACAGCTCGGACATGCGGATGTTGAGCCGCTGGCTGAGCTGCAGCAGCTTGTCGTAGGTGAGGGTGAGCCGGTCGTGCTCGACCTTGGACAGCGTCGACACCGGAATGCCGCTGCGCTCGCTCATTTCCTTGAGCGTCCAGTCGTTGCGCGCACGCAGACCCTTGAGCAGCGTGCCGAGCGTAGGGTGCGCCTGCTTCATATCGCCCGACCCCGCGCCTGTTCGCGACCGTTTGACAATTTTCTAAATAGGATCATGATGTCCCAATCAGGACGAGAATGTTTCATGTCAGGCGCCAGACTAGTCGTTCCCGCCTGACGACGCAATCGACCGCAGGCCGCACGGCCAAAGCGAAGGGGGTTCGCGATCCATGTGGAAGCACGCGCTCAAACTCGGACTGGCGGGGCTGCTCGGCCTCGCTGCCGCCGTTCCCGCGTTCACGCAGCAGTCGCCGTCATTGGTTCCGGAGCCTGCGCCCAAGGCGGCTGCAGCCCCGGCGTTGCCGCCGGCTCCCGCGGGGGCCGGGACGTTGACCAAGGCCGATGTCGATGCCTGGCTCGACGGCTACATGCCCTATGCGCTCGCCCGCGGTGACGTCGCCGGCGCGGTGGTCGTGGTGGTCAAGGACGGGCAGGTGCTCACCCAGCGCGGCTTCGGCTATGCCGATGTCGCGGCGCGGAAGCCCGTCGATCCGGAGCGGACGCTGTTCCGGCCCGGCTCGACCTCGAAGCTGTTCACCTGGACCGCGGTGATGCAGCAGGTCGAGGCCGGCAAGCTCGACCTCGACGCCGACGTGAACCGCTATCTCGATTTCAGGATCCCGCCCTATCGCGGCAAGCCGCTGACGCTGCGCGAGATCATGACCCACACTTCGGGGTTCGAGGAGATCATCAAGGGGCTGCTCGCCTTCGACAAGCCGGTCAAGCCGCTGGGCGACGTGCTCAAGGAGCGTATACCGGAACGGATCTTCGCGCCCGGGTCGACGCCGGCCTATTCCAACTATGCCACCGCGCTGGCCGGCTATATCGTCGAGCGCGTCTCCGGGATGAAGTTCGACGATTATGTCGAGCGCAACATCTTCCAGCGGCTCGGCATGGCGCACACCAGCTTCCGCCAGCCGCTGCCGGCCAAGCTGAGGCCGCTGATGTCGCAGGGCTATGAGCTGGGCTCGGGCAAGGCGCAGCGCTACGAGCTGATCGGCCTCGCCCCCGCCGGCGCCGCCGCATCGAGCGGGGCGGACATGGCGAAGTTCATGATCGCGCACCTCAACGACGGCGGCCCGCTGCTGAAGCCCGAGACGGCGCGGCTGATGCACACAGCGCAGAACAAGAGCGTGCCGGGCAACAACCAGATGGCGCTCGGCTTCTACGAGCAGTGGATCGACGGCCACCGCGCGATCGGCCACGGCGGCGACACCGTCTATTTCCATACCGAACTGATGATCTTCCCGGCGGAGAAGGTCGGCGTGTTCATCTCGATGAACAGCGCGGGCAAGGACGGCGCCCCCAACGGGATTCGCGGCGCGCTGATGGACGAGTTCGTCGACCGGTACCTCGCCTCCGGCCCTCGCAAGCCGCCGGTCGAACTGGCGACCGCCAAGGAACACGCCAGGATGCTGGCGGGCAACTGGACCGTCAGCCGGCGGATCGAATCGAGCTTCGCCTCGATCGTCAGCCTGCTCGGCGAGATGAAGGTGGGCCTCGATGACGACGGGCGGCCGCTGATCGCCGGCGTTCCCGCGCTCGGCGGGGCGCCGCGCAAGTGGATCGAGGTCGCGCCCTTCATCTGGGAGGACGCCTATGGCCATGAGCGGCTCGCCGCCCAGGTCAAGGACGGCAAGGTGGTGCGCTGGACCTTCGCGATGGTCTCGCCGTTCATGGTGTGGGACCGCACGCCCTGGTACGCGAGCGGCAGCTGGCTGATCCCGGCGCTGATCTTTGCGCTGGCGGTGATCCTGGTGACCGCGGTCTCCTGGCCCGCCGGCTGGATCGCGCGGCGGCGCTATGGTGCGGCGCTGGCGCTGGAGGGTAACGCGCGCAAGGCCTATCGCCTCACGCGCGGCGTCTCGTGGCTGGTGCTGCTGGTGCTGGCCGGCTGGGCGGTCGTCATTTCGGGGATCGAGAATTTCGATACCCACGGCAAGACCGACTGGCTGATCCTGCTGCTCCAGGTCGTCGGCACGATCGGCTTCCTCGGCCTATTCGGCCTCGCCGCGTGGAACCTGTGGCTCGCCTTCCGGGGCAGGCGCGGATGGTTCGCGACGCTGTGGGCGGTATTGCTGCTGCTCGGCGCCTTCTTCGTCCTGTGGACGGCGCTGGTGTTCAAGCTGATCAGCTTCGGCACAGCCTTCTGAGCCATGGCGCAGCGGCGCTCGGTCGACGTGCGGGTGGAGCGGTTCGCCTATGCCAAGCCGTTCCGCATCGCCGGCCATGTCTTCACCGAATCCTCGGTGGTGGTGGTCGAGGTCTCCGACGGCGTCCATGCCGGCCGCGGGGAGGGCGGGGGCGTCTTCTATCTGGGGGACGACGTCGCCGCGATGACCGCCACGATCGAGAGCGTGCGTGAGCCGCTCACGCGGGGGATGACGCGGGAGGATCTGCAGGCCGCGCTGCCGCCGTGCGGGGGGCGCAATGCGATCGACTGCGCGCTGTGGGAGCTGGAGGCGAAGGCGAGCGGCACGCCGGTCTGGGCGCTGGCCGGACTGCCGGAGCCCGAACCGTTGCTCACCACCTTCACACTGGGCGCCGACGAGCCGGCGGTGATGGCCGAGGCGGCGGTGCGGGATTTCCCGGAGGCGCGCGCGCTCAAGCTCAAGCTGACCGGGGAGCTTGATCTCGATCTCGCCCGCGTGAGGGCAGTGCGCGCGGTGCGGCCGGAATGCTGGATCGGTGTCGACGCCAACCAGGGCTATGCGGTCGCCGACCTCGCGCGGCTGGTGGAGGGACTGGCCGATCTCGACGTCCGGCTGGTCGAGCAGCCGCTGGCGCGCGGGCGCGAGGCGGATCTCGACGGGTTCGACTCGCCCATTCCGATCGCGGCCGACGAGAGCGTGCTCGGCCTCGCCGACGTCGAGGCCATGGCCGGGCGGTTCGACACGATCAACATCAAGCTCGACAAGTGCGGCGGCCTGACCGAGGCGCTGGCGATGGCGCGGCGGGCGCAGGAACTCGGGCTCGGCGTGATGGTCGGCAACATGATGGGGACGAGCCTGGCGATGGCGCCGTCGTTCCTGGTTGGCCAGCTCTGCGACGTGGTCGACCTCGACGGCCCGACCTTCCTTGCTCGCGATCGCGTGCCGGGGATCGCCTACCGCGCCGGCCATATCCATTGCGACGACAGCGTCTGGGGACCGCTCGCCGCGTGAGCCGGATGCGGCGAGAAATAGATTTGCAATATAGGTTGACATTTTTCTGATTAGGATAAAACATCCTGATCAGATAACACGATCAGGGAGGCGGCAATGGCGTCATTGCCCCGGTTCCCGCGTCGCCGGTCATTCGGCGGCGTGGCTGCGGTCGCCGATGTCAGGGGGAGGCGGATGGTGAATCAGCATGTCGCAATTCGTGCGATGCTCGCGCTTTCGGCGGCGGTCGGCGCGCTTGCGCTGCCCGGCGTCGCGGCTGCGCAGGATGCGCAGGCCGACGCTACCGTCCGCGATCCCAACGACATCGTCGTCACCGCCCAGAAGCGCGACGAGCGGCTGCAGGACGTCCCGATCTCGATCAGCGTCGTCGGCGGCGAGCAGATGCAGCGCAGCGGCGGCTCGCAGCTGACCGATTATGCGGCCTATGTGCCGGGGCTGCAGGTCGACAACGCCGGTTCGCCCGGCCGCTCCACGCTGTCGCTGCGCGGCGTCGCGCCGATCGGGCCGAGCGCGACGGTCGGCATGTACCTCGACGACGCGCCGATCGGATCGAGCGGCATCTACAATCGCGCGCAGACCTTCTCGCTCGACCTGCTGCCCTACGACATCGAGCGGCTGGAGGTGCTGCGGGGGCCGCAGGGCACGCTCTATGGCGCCAGCTCGATCGGCGGCCTGCTCAAATATGTGACCGTTCAGCCCGACCTCCAGAACCTGTCGGTCCGCGCCAGCGGCGAGGCCTTCACCATCGCGCATGGCGAGGATCTCGGCTGGGCGGCGAGCGCGATGGTGAACGTGCCGATCATCGCGGACCAGCTGGCGATCAGCGGCAGCTACTCGCGGCGCGACACGCCGGGTTACGTCGACAACATCCAGACCGGCGAGAAGGACGTGAACGACGCCGTCCAGCAGGGCGGCCGCGTGGCGCTGCTGTGGCGGCCCGATCCCGCGCTGACGATCAAGCTCAGCGGATTGTGGCAGTCGGTCGATTCGGACAATTTCAGCATTCTCTACGAAGGCATGGGCAACCAGCCGCTGGCGCCCGGCGCGCGTTTCCTCAGCACCAATGCGCAGCTGCCCGAGCCCTTCACCAGCGACTTCCAATTCTATTCGGGCACGGTCGGCTATGACTTCGGCTTCGCGGAGCTGAGCTCGACCACCTCGTACAGCGAGCTCAAGATCCTCGAGACCAGCGACGCCTCTCGCGTCTACGGCGTGATCTGGGGCGGGCTGGCGATCTACCCGGCACGGCTGCACCAGAAGAAATGGACCGAGGAGGTGCGGCTCACCTCGGCGTCGAGCGACAAGCTCGAATGGATGCTCGGCTTCTTCTACACCGACGAGGACAATACGCACGACCAGGTCGTCCGCGCGCTCGACGCTTCGGGCGAGGTGCTGCCGGCGTTTGATCCGTTCGCGATCGTCGCGCTGCCCAACACCTACAAGGAATATGCGGTCTTCGGGAACGCGACGTGGAAGATCAGCGAGAAGTTCCACATCAGCGGCGGGCTCCGGTGGGCGCGCAACGAGCAGACCTTCACCCAGGTGACGCAGATTCCGCTGCTCGGGCTGGATTCGGGCGGGTCGGGCACCTCGGAGGAGGAGATCGTCACCTACAGCGTCAGCCCGCAGTTCAACGTCAATCCCGACACGATGATCTACGCCCGCGTCGCCAGCGGCTATCGTCCGGGCGGGCCGAACATCGCGCTGCCGGGCTTTCCCTCCACCGTCGATTCCGAGAAGGTGACGAGCTACGAGGCGGGCATCAAGGCGCGTTTCCTCGATCGCGCCGTCGCCTTCGACGCCGCGGTGTTCCTGCTCGACTGGAACGACCTGCAGACCTCCGCCCCCTTCGCCGAGGGCATCAACGGCCTGGTCAACGCCGGCACCGCGCGGAGCAAGGGCGTCGAGGCGTCGCTGCTGATCCAGCCGGTCGCCGGCCTCAGCGTGGGTGCGAACTTCGCCTACACCGACGCCAAGTGCACCGAGACGACCAGCAACTGTACCGACGGCGACCAGCTGCCCAACGTGCCCAAGATCGCGGCGGCGATGACGGCGGACTATGGCTTCGCGCTCGGCGGCTCGGCGCGGGCGCGGATCGGCGGGGCTCTGCGTATCGTCGGCGACCGTATCTCCGCGGTCGAGAGCTCGCCGCTGGCGGTGCCGGTCGACGGCTATGCCACGCTCGACCTCAATGCCGCGGTCACCTTCGACGGGAAGTGGACGCTGCGCGCCTATGCCCGCAACCTCACCGACGAGGAGGGGCGGATCACCAGCAACGTCGCGACCACCAATCCCGGCTTCCTGTCGACCGTCCCGGTGCAGCCGCGCACGCTCGGCCTCGCGGTCGACCTGGCCTTTTGAGGGTGGACGCGCGCGAAATGAACGCACCTGTCGCCTTGCGTACCGGAGGCCTCGCGCTGCCGCAGCCCTATCTCCTGTTCCTCGGCGACGTCGAGCACGCGGGCTTCGCCAAGACGGCGTTCGGCCTCAGGGACTGGGCGCCGGAGAAGTGCGTGGGGGAGCTCCGGCTGCCCGGCGCCACCGTGACCACCGGCCTGGAGGCGTTGACGCCCGCCGAAGCCCGGGCGCGGGGCGCGCGGGCGTTGGTGATCGGCGTGGCCAATCCGGGTGGGATCATCCCGGCGAGCTGGCGCGCCTCGCTGGTCGAGGCGCTGGAGGCGGGGCTGGACCTGGTCGCGGGCATGCACGTACGCCTCGCCGAGATTCCCGAACTGGCCGAGACGGCCCATCTGCTCGGGCGCCGGCTGATCGACGTGCGGGTGCCGCCGCCTCAAATCCCGGTGGCGACCGGGCGGAAGCGGAGCGGCAAGCGGCTGCTCACCGTCGGCACCGACTGCGCGCTGGGCAAGAAATACACCGCGCTGGCGCTGTGGCGCGCCTTCTCCCGGCGCGGCGTGGAGACGGATTTCCGCGCGACCGGCCAGACCGGCATCATGATCGCGGGCGGCGGGATGCCGATGGACGCGGTCGTCTCCGACTTCGAGGCGGGCGCCGCGGAGCTGCTCTCACCCGACGCGCCGGCCGATCATTGGGACGTGATCGAGGGGCAGGGGGCGCTTACTCATCCGGCCTATGCGGCCGTGTCGCTCGGCCTGCTCCACGGCAGCCAGCCCGACGTGTTCGTGGTCTGCCATGAGCCGGGCCGCACGGAGATGCTGGGCACGGCCGGCTACAAGCTCACCGGCATCGAGGAGATCGTCGAACTGACGACGTTGCTCGGCCGGCGGACCAACCCGGCGATCCGCTGCGCCGGCTTCTCGTTCAACACGTCCACGCTGGGGGAGGGGGAGGCGGCCGAGCTGATGGCGCGCGAGGGCCGTCGGCTCGGCCTGCCCGTCGCCGATCCGATCCGCGGCGGACCCGCGTTCGAGGCGCTGGTCGACTCCTGCCTGGCGGCCGCATGACCGCGCCGGCGGCAGGATCGAGCTGGTTCCAGCGCTTCCTGCTGCCGGGCTTCGCGCTCAAGGCGGTGATCATCGGCGGCGGCTACGCGACCGGACGCGAGCTCGCCGAATATTTCCTGTCGAGCGGCCCATGGGGTGGGCTCGCCGGCATGATGCTGGCGATGCTGCTGTGGAGCGCGATCGCCACCGTCACCTTCGCCTATGCGCGGATGGTAGGGGCGCTCGACTATCGCGCCTTCTTCCGCTCGCTGCTGGGGCCGGGATGGATCGCGTTCGAGGCGGCCTACATCGTGTTCGTGGTGCTGATCCTCGCCGTGTTCGGAGCGAGTGCGGGGGCGATCGGCACGGCGATGTTCGGCTGGCCGGGCTATGCGGGGGCGCTGCTGCTGGCCGCCGGGATCGTCGTCACGACGGCGCTCGGCAGCGGCTCGGTCGAGCGCGTGTTCAAATATGTCTCGATCCTGCTCTACGGTGTCTACGCGCTGTTCCTGCTGCTTGGCCTGTGGAGCTTCGGCGAGCGCATCCCGCAGGGGTTCGCCGCGCAGGGTTCGGCCGAGGGATGGGCGCTCGGCGGCGTCACCTATGCGAGCTACAACATCGTCGGCGCGGTCGTGATCCTGCCGGTGCTGCGCCACCTGACCAGCCGGCGCGATGCAGTGGTGGCGGGCCTGCTGGCGGGACCCCTGACGATGCTGCCGGCGATCCTGTTCTTCGTCTGCATGGCCGCCTTCTATCCGGCGATCGCATCGCAGACGCTGCCGTCGGACTTCCTGCTGCGCCAGATGCATGTCCCGGCCTTCCACTGGCTGTTCCAGACGATGATCTTCCTCGCCCTGCTCGAGAGCGGGTCGGGCGCGGTGCATGCGATCAACGAGCGGATCGCGGGCGTGATGCGGGTGCGGCACGGGCAGGAACTGGGCGTGCGCGCCCGCGCGCTGATCGGCGGCGTCCTGCTGCTGCTGTGCATCTTCGTTGCCGACCGGATCGGGCTCGTCGCGCTGATCGCCGGGGGATACCGGCTGCTCGCTTATCTGATCCTGGCCGTCTTCGTCCTGCCGCTGATGACGATCGGGCTCGCGCGCCTCCTCGGCCGCGGGCCTGCACAACCCCGGGGAGAAGTCGCCGCATGAATCGCTTTCTCCGTTCGCTGCCCGCGCTGCTGCTCGTGCTCGCCGCGCCCGCGCGCGCCGACGTAC
Coding sequences within it:
- a CDS encoding serine hydrolase domain-containing protein, which translates into the protein MWKHALKLGLAGLLGLAAAVPAFTQQSPSLVPEPAPKAAAAPALPPAPAGAGTLTKADVDAWLDGYMPYALARGDVAGAVVVVVKDGQVLTQRGFGYADVAARKPVDPERTLFRPGSTSKLFTWTAVMQQVEAGKLDLDADVNRYLDFRIPPYRGKPLTLREIMTHTSGFEEIIKGLLAFDKPVKPLGDVLKERIPERIFAPGSTPAYSNYATALAGYIVERVSGMKFDDYVERNIFQRLGMAHTSFRQPLPAKLRPLMSQGYELGSGKAQRYELIGLAPAGAAASSGADMAKFMIAHLNDGGPLLKPETARLMHTAQNKSVPGNNQMALGFYEQWIDGHRAIGHGGDTVYFHTELMIFPAEKVGVFISMNSAGKDGAPNGIRGALMDEFVDRYLASGPRKPPVELATAKEHARMLAGNWTVSRRIESSFASIVSLLGEMKVGLDDDGRPLIAGVPALGGAPRKWIEVAPFIWEDAYGHERLAAQVKDGKVVRWTFAMVSPFMVWDRTPWYASGSWLIPALIFALAVILVTAVSWPAGWIARRRYGAALALEGNARKAYRLTRGVSWLVLLVLAGWAVVISGIENFDTHGKTDWLILLLQVVGTIGFLGLFGLAAWNLWLAFRGRRGWFATLWAVLLLLGAFFVLWTALVFKLISFGTAF
- a CDS encoding dipeptide epimerase — its product is MAQRRSVDVRVERFAYAKPFRIAGHVFTESSVVVVEVSDGVHAGRGEGGGVFYLGDDVAAMTATIESVREPLTRGMTREDLQAALPPCGGRNAIDCALWELEAKASGTPVWALAGLPEPEPLLTTFTLGADEPAVMAEAAVRDFPEARALKLKLTGELDLDLARVRAVRAVRPECWIGVDANQGYAVADLARLVEGLADLDVRLVEQPLARGREADLDGFDSPIPIAADESVLGLADVEAMAGRFDTINIKLDKCGGLTEALAMARRAQELGLGVMVGNMMGTSLAMAPSFLVGQLCDVVDLDGPTFLARDRVPGIAYRAGHIHCDDSVWGPLAA
- a CDS encoding TonB-dependent receptor — translated: MVNQHVAIRAMLALSAAVGALALPGVAAAQDAQADATVRDPNDIVVTAQKRDERLQDVPISISVVGGEQMQRSGGSQLTDYAAYVPGLQVDNAGSPGRSTLSLRGVAPIGPSATVGMYLDDAPIGSSGIYNRAQTFSLDLLPYDIERLEVLRGPQGTLYGASSIGGLLKYVTVQPDLQNLSVRASGEAFTIAHGEDLGWAASAMVNVPIIADQLAISGSYSRRDTPGYVDNIQTGEKDVNDAVQQGGRVALLWRPDPALTIKLSGLWQSVDSDNFSILYEGMGNQPLAPGARFLSTNAQLPEPFTSDFQFYSGTVGYDFGFAELSSTTSYSELKILETSDASRVYGVIWGGLAIYPARLHQKKWTEEVRLTSASSDKLEWMLGFFYTDEDNTHDQVVRALDASGEVLPAFDPFAIVALPNTYKEYAVFGNATWKISEKFHISGGLRWARNEQTFTQVTQIPLLGLDSGGSGTSEEEIVTYSVSPQFNVNPDTMIYARVASGYRPGGPNIALPGFPSTVDSEKVTSYEAGIKARFLDRAVAFDAAVFLLDWNDLQTSAPFAEGINGLVNAGTARSKGVEASLLIQPVAGLSVGANFAYTDAKCTETTSNCTDGDQLPNVPKIAAAMTADYGFALGGSARARIGGALRIVGDRISAVESSPLAVPVDGYATLDLNAAVTFDGKWTLRAYARNLTDEEGRITSNVATTNPGFLSTVPVQPRTLGLAVDLAF
- a CDS encoding DUF1611 domain-containing protein is translated as MNAPVALRTGGLALPQPYLLFLGDVEHAGFAKTAFGLRDWAPEKCVGELRLPGATVTTGLEALTPAEARARGARALVIGVANPGGIIPASWRASLVEALEAGLDLVAGMHVRLAEIPELAETAHLLGRRLIDVRVPPPQIPVATGRKRSGKRLLTVGTDCALGKKYTALALWRAFSRRGVETDFRATGQTGIMIAGGGMPMDAVVSDFEAGAAELLSPDAPADHWDVIEGQGALTHPAYAAVSLGLLHGSQPDVFVVCHEPGRTEMLGTAGYKLTGIEEIVELTTLLGRRTNPAIRCAGFSFNTSTLGEGEAAELMAREGRRLGLPVADPIRGGPAFEALVDSCLAAA